A single region of the Triticum dicoccoides isolate Atlit2015 ecotype Zavitan chromosome 2B, WEW_v2.0, whole genome shotgun sequence genome encodes:
- the LOC119361271 gene encoding cytochrome P450 76T24-like — translation MIVVASATTAVLEVAATATVLEVATTSATTMRIGSATTAAAVLEVGAATAAWTATIAPTSATLGRVLRGFGRPATAIGGIGRRLEGAGTSSLEQLDALIEVGDHAKELVGGDRINAYVKSRDDRLIFHPRVRETAPASAALDLQGLRRRMTNLFAIMYRHFDDQVALRRRSREAGEAPKKDVLDTVLDKDGEWKQEGSQLSHDVMRALLSDLYGAGASTTAALIEWGMVDLLQNPEVMRKVKEELAMVLGDKPLMEESDIARLPYLQVVVKEILRLRMVVPLVPRKAEADIEVNGYRIPKGTNVILNAWAINRSADAWWDPDKFVPERFIGGETKNFQLGQDFDMIPFGLGRRICPGMPLAQKLIPLILGTLLHRFEWELPAEVKEAGIDMTEKCGVVLSLVTSLTAIPREI, via the exons ATGATTGTAGTGGcctccgccaccaccgccgtgcTGGAAgtggccgccaccgccaccgtgctGGAAGTGGCCACCACCTCCGCCACCACCATGCGGATAGGgagcgccaccaccgccgccgccgttctagAAGTGGGCGCCGCCACTGCCGCCTGGACCGCCACGATAGCCCCCACCTCCGCCACCCTTGGGAGGGTTCTGAGAGGGTTTGGGAGGCCCGCGACCGCGATAGGCGGCATTGGCAGAAGACTTGAAGGCGCCGGGACCAGTTCCTTGGAACAGCTCGACGCGCTAATCGAAGTTGGAGATCATGCCAAAGAGCTCGTCGGAGGAGACAGGATCAACGCGTACGTCAAGAGCAGAGATGATAGGCTGATATTCCAT CCGCGAGTTCGTGAGACAGCGCCCGCATCTGCCGCGCTCGACCTCCAGGGCCTGCGCCGCAGGATGACGAACCTCTTCGCCATCATGTACCGCCACTTCGACGATCAGGTGGCTCTACGGCGGCGTAGCCGGGAAGCCGGAGAGGCGCCCAAGAAGGACGTGTTGGACACGGTCCTCGATAAGGACGGCGAATGGAAGCAGGAGGGGTCTCAGCTAAGCCATGATGTCATGAGAGCACTCCTCTCT GATTTGTACGGCGCTGGAGCGAGCACGACAGCGGCTCTCATCGAGTGGGGAATGGTGGATCTGCTTCAGAACCCAGAGGTGATGCGCAAGGTCAAGGAGGAGCTCGCTATGGTTCTTGGCGACAAACCGCTCATGGAAGAATCCGACATTGCCCGGCTCCCATACCTCCAAGTCGTCGTCAAAGAGATCCTTCGTCTGCGGATGGTGGTGCCGCTAGTACCTCGCAAAGCGGAGGCTGACATCGAGGTGAATGGTTACAGGATCCCTAAAGGCACCAACGTGATCCTGAACGCATGGGCGATTAACCGGAGCGCCGACGCATGGTGGGATCCGGACAAGTTCGTCCCAGAGAGGTTCATCGGCGGCGAGACCAAGAACTTCCAGCTGGGGCAGGATTTTGACATGATCCCATTCGGTCTTGGCCGACGCATCTGCCCCGGGATGCCGCTTGCACAGAAGCTGATACCCCTGATACTTGGCACGCTTCTCCATCGGTTCGAGTGGGAGCTTCCGGCGGAGGTCAAGGAGGCTGGGATAGACATGACAGAGAAGTGTGGGGTGGTGTTATCTCTAGTCACCTCCCTTACAGCCATACCCAGGGAAATATGA